CATGTGATGGCCGCCGTGCGGCTGGCGCGTGGCCTGATGCCGGCGATGAAGAAGCGCGGCGGCGGCGTGGTGCTGCACAATGCCTCGATCTGCGCGGTGCAGCCGCTGTGGTACGAGCCGATCTACAACACCACCAAGGCCGCGCTGATGATGTTTTCCAAGACGCTGGCCAATGAGGTGGTGGGCGACAATATCCGGGTCAACACGATCAATCCCGGTCTGGTGCTGACGCCGGACTGGGTCAAGACAGCCAAGCAGATCGCCGGCGAGGATGGCTGGCAGGCCCATCTGCAGGGGGTTGCCAATGAAGCGGGCGGCATGAAGCGCTTTGCCACGCCCGAAGAACTGGCGAACTTTTTCGTCTTCATGTGTTCGGACAAGGCCAGCTACTCGACCGGGTCGACCTATTTCGTGGATGGCGGGTGGCTCAAGACCGTTTGATGCTGCCCGCATCGGGCTCGGTGCTGGGCGTGGATGTCGGCTGGTCGCTCAAGGCGGCCTCGAGCGGCATCTGCCGGCTCGACTGGGACGAGCAGACCATCAGCTGGACGCTGGCGCATTTTACCGGTCACCCCGAGGCCCGGGCAGACAATCTTGCGGCGGTGGCGGGGGATCGCCTGTTGCTGGCAGTGGGCCTTGACGGCCCGCTGCGCGGCGACCTCGCGGTGATCGACCGCTACCGGACGGCCGAGCGGCTGCTGAGCCAGAAGGCCATTGCGAGCCGGATCAGCCAGCCCGGCTCCTCGCGCAGCCCGGTGGGGCGGCTGCTCAACCAACACACCAACGAATTTGCCGCCATGCTGATCGAACGCGGCGGGCTGGCCACGGCGCGGCACCCGGAGGCCGTGCACAGCCTGGCGCTGTTCGAGGCGTTTCCGACGAGCTTTCTCGGCCTGATGCTGGAGGCGGCCGAGAAGGGGATCAGACAACAGCGCTCAGACCGCTACTACACGGCGCTGGTGGCCGATGGGACGCTGGAGCGCCTGCTGGCGCATCACCTGCCCGGTCGGCGCCTGGCGGGCGCGCTGGCGGATGTGCGCAACCATGACGAGCGGGCGGCACTGGTCTGCGCGATATCGGCGCTGGGCGTGGCGGCCGGCGATTATGTGGCGGTGGGCGATGCC
This sequence is a window from Devosia beringensis. Protein-coding genes within it:
- a CDS encoding SDR family NAD(P)-dependent oxidoreductase, with translation MDLNLRDKVAVITGGTVGIGLAVAEGLAAEGVNLVLVGRDKARAEDAAVQVAQRFGIIATAISADVATAAGCDAVIHGTRQAFGGADILINNAGTGSNETIAEADDAKWQYYWDLHVMAAVRLARGLMPAMKKRGGGVVLHNASICAVQPLWYEPIYNTTKAALMMFSKTLANEVVGDNIRVNTINPGLVLTPDWVKTAKQIAGEDGWQAHLQGVANEAGGMKRFATPEELANFFVFMCSDKASYSTGSTYFVDGGWLKTV